ATGACAGACTAAATTTGCAGAAGTTGtattattacatgtattaGTAAATTGCTTTATCaaagagaattaattttcttttattagatTGATGATGTTGTGATAAAAGCCTGTAGTCAACACATGAGAAGCATATGTGGAAACTGTTTGGataaaagaaagggagaaaattatgaggtaaattttataaaaacaagatTCATTTCTTCAGCTACAAGTAAAATTACTAGAATTTTTTATGGAAGATTGAAAACTTGTAGATTATTGTTGGAGATTGTGTAAAAACTCTAGCACACATGATTGAAGAAGGCCGACAATTTGATTACGTTTTTGGTGATCTCACAGACATACCAATTAGCCCAACCCCACATGGGGATGCATGGGATTTTATTAGACTAATCTTAAACTCTTCAATGAAAGTTCTAAAGTCTACAGGAAAATTTATGACTCATGTACGTATAAacatgttaaataatttacatttctgcAATAGAAATCAACACTTGTTTATATAAGTAATCTTCTATTTTGTTCTTTAGGGAAATGGAGCATCTTGTCCAGAATCACTAGAAATGTATGAACAAGTTCTTTCACAGCTCTGTGTACCCATAGCTTTTACCAAAGATAGTGCTTTTGTACCTTCTTTCTTCGAAGATTGGGTCTTCTATCAAGTATCGTTAAAATGATGGATTAAACCTATTGTATTGAGGTTTCAAGTGAGGTATTTTTACAATCCATTTTCTCTCTTATGACCCAAATTCGACCCTAGTCGCAAATCTTCTGTTAACAAATCGGTTCCTGAAAGAGATGATCCCGATGCTGGACATGAAATTCCAATTGACACTACTACGCTGGCGTTTGTACATACAAAAGGTGGTGGTTAtctgtatttatttgtttgtttagtaattaataaactatacaACGGTGCTCAATTAGTTTTTCTACTAACTGTCAATAATCAAACTAAGTTACCCAAtagtttattacaaataaattcaaaagcAATACAAACACATTACTGTACaaataactttaataaaacagagatgaaattacatgaaattttaatgacaCATATATAAACATACTTTTTGTTAACACGTCttgaatgtttttaaaattttaaagttgtatttattgatatgtactaaataaataatattttgtagatGTACATAAAAGCACGAAATACTGCATGAGGTATAATATGCATCAGTAATAAAAAGTTAAGGAATATACATAGACCTAACATCTAGCAAAAAaactgattttattttatattaattacttttaaactaaaaatatcatgttatgttttgcaaaatttttaataaaaatataattatatatataataaattaataaaatatttaatcattggTGGATAgagagatataaattataactataaatattgattataagttgataaataatattaatcaatctaaaaaattattttcttattaatgttacattaatAACATACCCAcgtatttaacattattttaatatcactgtttatgtatgttatgtatgtaaaataatattaaaatattcctttccttcctttattaatgataaaattatgattaacaattaaaaatatttataactagtAGCCCCTCAATATTAATGAAAGTACaaacttatttattactaGTATTACTGATCTTTAGCTACTAAAGAGAACatcttgtaattaattattattaatacatataaataaataaggtGAAACACAAAGTAATCAAGtatagtaaaaaattgttcccAATTTGAGATTTTCTATcttatgagaaattaaagataaatatattgtgaAAACAATACGCTGAGCAAGTTGCTTAgctaaatacaattttcatgtTTCTAAGTGGAACTTTGCACAAACATAAGCATCTGATATTTCAGGTAACTTTTCCACTTCATGAATAGTTGGTTCTATTTCTGTCTCTAGAAGTATTTCATCCAACCACTGTTGAACTTGCTCTGTGTGTCTATGAGAATTATGTTGTTCTTCTGTGATATTACTCCTTGAATTCCTataattttttgcaatttcctGGTCATTAGCATCTTCAGTAGTCTGAAGATTgagatcatttttatttgattctgTATCTATTTTTGAAGAATGGTTAACACTTTTTTCAGAATCCTTCTCTTGAAAATCAGAAATATGACTGGAATTTcctgataaatttattatattagatgATTTCAATTCAGTAGAACCATCATCTATGTTTTCATCTTCTGTCATACAAGAAAATTCAGTTTTTGTATTAGAAGGAATAACTCCTGTATTCTTGATAGATTTATCAAAGCAGAcataatctttatttatatcttgatattcttctattttatatgGTTCTAAATCAGTTACAGCTGTTGTATTAGATCCTATGAGCTCTATTCTGccaaattgtttaatttgttCTTCCAAAGCATgtctgttatttaatattgctATAGATGGAGGAAGAATTTCCTGACTGGATAATGCTAAAGATATTTGTTGCCTATAAATTGCTTCTGATTGTCGTAGAAGTTGCTTTTCTCTAGCATACAATGTTTGTGCCAATTGagcaaaacatatttttacttcCTCTTGGACctcaaaattaattacattattttaattacaacaCCTATCATGTAACATCAACTAActaacaaaatgtaaaatatttacaaaataagatGCAactctatataaatatcattaatgtttttaaagagataaaaacatttgtatatacataaatgaacAATGAAgctaaaaataagaaaaaagaaaaaaataaaattacgaatgaattaataaaatacactctatcaaataattgaattatatgcaataatttaaatagtaaCAGTTCAGAGGTCATAACCTcaaaatagtaattatataaatataattatcaaatgaaatatatacagaaaaaaTTACCTGAAGAAATTGTTTCTCCAAAAATGTTCTTTTGTTAGCTATTAATCTTATTCTGACAAGATGATTGTCATTGTCagtattttcttcatttttttctatcatgatatttatttatgtattgtatctactaaaataattttacaacgtAACTTTATTAGCAACACCACAAACAATTGATGTTATTGAACAGTTAGttaattttttagtaaaagCATCACTTCAATACACTCCTAAAAACTACTTACAAGGAATTCCACTTCTAATTATTTTGCACTTGTTAGATTAGCTGCGCTGCCATCttgatatttgaaagaatcttatttttctttaacgaAAGTAAAGTGTTAAAAGtgacaattattatatataacataaatatttttaaaaatacaccactgaaaattaataaaagaaggtATATAACAATGAAACATAAGGAAACTTCGTATActactatacatatatccttactatactt
The nucleotide sequence above comes from Bombus pyrosoma isolate SC7728 linkage group LG1, ASM1482585v1, whole genome shotgun sequence. Encoded proteins:
- the LOC122566272 gene encoding uncharacterized protein LOC122566272, giving the protein MIEKNEENTDNDNHLVRIRLIANKRTFLEKQFLQVQEEVKICFAQLAQTLYAREKQLLRQSEAIYRQQISLALSSQEILPPSIAILNNRHALEEQIKQFGRIELIGSNTTAVTDLEPYKIEEYQDINKDYVCFDKSIKNTGVIPSNTKTEFSCMTEDENIDDGSTELKSSNIINLSGNSSHISDFQEKDSEKSVNHSSKIDTESNKNDLNLQTTEDANDQEIAKNYRNSRSNITEEQHNSHRHTEQVQQWLDEILLETEIEPTIHEVEKLPEISDAYVCAKFHLET